Proteins from one Paenibacillus amylolyticus genomic window:
- a CDS encoding phage portal protein, which translates to MAIVRSRELLDNWDEIPAKLLQYCIKEHRDGIERIQKLEDYYKGAHEILKRDLGGDDKGLPNNKLVANHAKYITDVASGYFGADPVKYAGKQIEPITDAYKAADVASHDSEMVKDLSMFGVALELHYMSSDDPPIPRVSCIDPRQIFLVVDDSVEYKSLFAVHYYEKRDMENKADGWYVNVYTATKKVRYQIKDIGGDSFEQIDSTDHYYKSVPVVEFWNNEEQQGDFEQQLTLIDAYNTLGSDRMNDKEQFVDSILKLIGASLGDTEEDAGRTIRMLKKYKVLELPADVGADASWLTKTLNEADTEVLRNALKSDIHEFSMVPNLTDEKFAGNVSGEAMKYKLFGLEKLSETKERYFVQGLRERLKLFATILQVKAQAVEINDVEITMTRSVPSNDADTALLISQLSGHVSNETLISQLSFVKDPVAENEKVMAEKAQALKDQQEAFKMPMGDNDDEDPVTDDEEEE; encoded by the coding sequence ATGGCAATCGTACGAAGTCGTGAGTTGCTGGATAACTGGGATGAGATCCCGGCCAAGCTTCTGCAGTACTGCATCAAGGAGCACCGAGACGGTATAGAGCGGATTCAGAAGCTGGAGGACTATTACAAGGGTGCGCACGAGATCCTGAAGCGTGATCTGGGTGGCGACGACAAGGGGTTGCCCAACAACAAGCTGGTGGCCAACCATGCAAAGTACATCACGGACGTTGCCTCGGGCTACTTCGGAGCGGATCCGGTCAAGTACGCCGGCAAGCAGATCGAACCGATCACGGATGCATACAAGGCTGCGGATGTGGCCAGTCATGATTCTGAGATGGTCAAGGATCTGTCTATGTTCGGCGTTGCACTTGAGCTGCACTACATGAGCAGTGATGATCCCCCGATCCCCCGCGTCAGCTGCATCGATCCACGCCAGATATTCCTGGTAGTGGACGATTCCGTGGAGTATAAGAGCCTGTTCGCGGTTCACTACTACGAGAAGCGGGATATGGAGAACAAGGCAGATGGCTGGTACGTCAACGTTTACACGGCCACGAAAAAAGTCCGCTATCAGATTAAGGATATTGGTGGGGATAGTTTCGAACAGATCGATTCCACGGATCATTATTACAAGTCGGTGCCTGTGGTGGAGTTCTGGAACAACGAGGAGCAACAAGGAGACTTCGAGCAGCAATTGACACTCATCGATGCCTACAACACGTTGGGCAGTGATCGTATGAATGACAAAGAGCAGTTCGTGGACTCCATTCTGAAGCTCATTGGTGCAAGCCTGGGGGATACGGAAGAGGACGCAGGCCGAACGATCAGGATGTTGAAGAAGTACAAGGTGCTGGAATTGCCTGCGGATGTGGGCGCTGACGCTAGTTGGTTAACGAAAACACTAAATGAGGCAGACACTGAAGTGCTTCGAAATGCGCTCAAGTCTGACATTCATGAGTTCTCTATGGTACCCAACCTGACTGATGAGAAGTTTGCCGGCAATGTCAGCGGGGAGGCCATGAAGTACAAGCTGTTTGGCTTGGAGAAGCTGTCCGAGACCAAGGAACGTTACTTTGTGCAGGGATTGCGTGAACGGTTGAAGCTATTTGCAACTATTCTCCAGGTAAAAGCGCAAGCGGTAGAGATCAACGATGTGGAGATCACCATGACACGCAGCGTTCCGAGTAATGATGCAGATACGGCATTGTTGATCAGTCAGCTGAGTGGGCATGTGAGCAATGAAACGCTGATCAGCCAGCTCTCCTTCGTTAAGGATCCTGTTGCTGAGAATGAGAAGGTCATGGCCGAGAAGGCTCAGGCCTTGAAGGATCAGCAGGAGGCTTTCAAGATGCCTATGGGCGATAATGACGATGAGGATCCGGTGACGGACGATGAAGAAGAGGAGTAA
- a CDS encoding VRR-NUC domain-containing protein, translating into MKESQIESYLRDKIKALGGIAYKFVSPGNSGVPDRMVLLPEGRTVFVELKAPGKKPTKLQEVQHKRMQALGHEVRVIDSREQVDVWLQEL; encoded by the coding sequence GTGAAAGAGAGTCAAATTGAGTCATATCTACGAGATAAGATAAAAGCCCTTGGCGGCATTGCCTATAAATTCGTATCACCAGGTAACTCAGGAGTGCCTGACCGGATGGTCCTGCTTCCTGAAGGTCGAACCGTATTCGTGGAACTGAAGGCCCCAGGTAAGAAACCCACTAAGCTACAAGAGGTGCAGCATAAGCGGATGCAGGCTTTGGGCCATGAGGTACGGGTGATCGACAGTAGAGAGCAGGTGGATGTATGGCTGCAGGAGCTTTGA
- a CDS encoding DEAD/DEAH box helicase: MAAGALSVERKKFVPHDYQRYCINRLLTDDALGLFLDLGLGKTVITLTAVNDLKYNRFAVSRTLVIAPKKVAEATWGNEAAKWQHLKHMRIITVLGTVQQRIKALNTPGDVWVINRENVAWLVEYYRNAWPFDMVVLDELSSFKNHKAQRFKVLTWVRPHIKRIVGLTGTPAPNGLLDLWAQVNLLDQGKRLEKNITGYRVKYFEKNYNGHGYTAKPGADDVIQRQIADLCISMKAEDYLELPDSIMNVIPVVLDAKAQKQYNQLEKQLLLEIEDGTEISVTSAAALSGKLLQLCNGALYDENRQVFEIHDNKVEAFMELVEQLNGKSALVFYSFQHDLTRIKMALEKTPLRIRELKTPQDQLDWNAGKVDILLAHPASAAYGLNLQDGGNHVVWFGLNWSLELYQQANGRLHRQGQKQKVILHHLVVQGGADEDVMKALEGKAATQDKLLDALKARIERIK; the protein is encoded by the coding sequence ATGGCTGCAGGAGCTTTGAGCGTTGAGCGGAAGAAGTTTGTCCCACATGACTATCAGCGTTATTGCATCAACCGGCTTTTGACAGATGATGCCCTTGGACTGTTTCTGGATCTGGGTCTAGGGAAAACCGTGATCACCTTGACCGCCGTAAACGATCTCAAGTACAACCGATTCGCAGTCAGCCGGACCTTGGTCATTGCCCCCAAGAAGGTGGCAGAGGCTACCTGGGGGAACGAGGCGGCCAAGTGGCAGCACCTGAAGCATATGCGGATCATTACAGTGCTGGGTACCGTACAGCAGCGAATCAAGGCGTTGAATACACCAGGAGACGTTTGGGTGATTAACCGGGAAAATGTGGCATGGCTTGTGGAGTATTATCGGAATGCCTGGCCCTTTGACATGGTGGTGCTGGACGAGCTGTCCAGCTTCAAGAATCACAAGGCGCAGCGTTTCAAGGTGCTGACTTGGGTACGGCCGCATATCAAGCGGATCGTGGGCCTAACAGGTACCCCCGCACCCAATGGGCTACTTGATCTGTGGGCTCAGGTGAATTTATTGGATCAGGGGAAACGTCTGGAGAAGAACATCACCGGGTACCGAGTGAAGTATTTTGAGAAGAACTATAACGGCCACGGCTACACCGCAAAACCCGGTGCAGATGATGTGATACAGCGACAGATTGCCGATCTATGTATCAGCATGAAGGCAGAGGATTACCTGGAGCTTCCGGATAGTATCATGAACGTCATTCCCGTTGTCCTGGATGCGAAAGCCCAGAAGCAATATAACCAGCTGGAGAAGCAGCTGCTTCTGGAGATCGAGGACGGAACGGAGATATCCGTCACCAGCGCAGCGGCGTTATCGGGTAAACTGCTGCAGCTGTGTAACGGTGCTTTGTACGATGAGAACCGGCAAGTCTTCGAGATCCACGATAACAAGGTGGAGGCTTTCATGGAGCTGGTGGAACAGCTTAACGGGAAATCGGCTTTGGTGTTCTACAGCTTCCAGCATGACCTGACTCGGATCAAGATGGCGCTGGAGAAAACGCCTTTACGGATCCGAGAGCTGAAGACGCCGCAGGATCAGCTGGACTGGAATGCCGGCAAGGTGGATATCCTGCTTGCCCATCCCGCCAGTGCAGCGTACGGCCTTAACTTGCAGGACGGGGGAAACCATGTGGTGTGGTTCGGCCTGAACTGGAGCTTGGAGCTTTACCAGCAAGCGAACGGCCGTCTGCATAGGCAGGGCCAAAAGCAGAAGGTTATCCTGCATCACCTGGTGGTGCAAGGTGGAGCTGACGAGGACGTGATGAAGGCCTTGGAGGGTAAGGCAGCCACGCAGGACAAGCTTTTGGACGCACTAAAAGCCCGGATTGAGCGGATCAAATAG
- a CDS encoding virulence-associated E family protein, giving the protein MHFDRQLTISSAGTRHSTNWQTQTAYWSEIVERLRTAVRGAETLAEYLQLPKSKQDDLKDVGGFVGGSLSGGRRKANAVIGRDLVTLDLDNIPAGATADILRRLDGLSCGYAVYSTRKHEENRPRLRVVAPLDRTASADEYEPLARKLGEIIGIGLCDPTTFEASRLMYWPSCSSDSQFVFTFGDKPFLSVDGLLAMYPDWRNVASWPQVPGTGQTHVRLAAKQGDPTEKQGMVGAFCKVYDVPAAIEAFLPGVYLNTDDGSGRLTYVGGSTTGGAIVYDDGQFLFSHHATDPTGGRLVNSFDLVRLHKFGDQDDEAKPGTPTNKLPSYTTMLDFAMRQEPVAGLLMQERHQKATAAFADSPVLPAEPEDMDWMRRLEFNSNGVYLKTVDNVLIVLEYDPALKDKIAFDEFANRGLVLGSLPWDAREERRPWASSDDAGIYHYIEKVYGIAVDAKINNALTLITHKKRFNDVRRYLEGLTWDGVARLDTLFTDYLGAEDSLYTRAVSRKSFTAAVARAMEPGVKWDYMPILAGPQGLGKSTFLRYMGKDWYSDSLTTFEGKDAMELIQGVWLNEVGELTGMSKSESNAVKQFLSRTEDIYREAYGKRTMPYPRRCVFFGTTNDSEFLRDRTGNRRFWPIDVGIVKPTKSVFQDLKGEVDQIYAEAFVRWQLSEPLYLSGDIEELAKERQEAHRESNAKEGIIQAFVDRPVPEDWFKRDLATRLIHWSGEFGKPHEGGEAPGPDMCR; this is encoded by the coding sequence ATGCATTTTGACAGACAACTAACTATATCAAGCGCCGGGACCAGACACAGCACAAACTGGCAGACGCAAACGGCCTATTGGTCGGAGATCGTCGAGCGTTTACGGACTGCTGTAAGGGGTGCGGAAACGCTGGCGGAATACTTGCAGCTGCCTAAGAGCAAACAGGATGACCTGAAGGACGTTGGCGGCTTTGTCGGTGGCAGTCTGTCAGGCGGTCGCCGGAAAGCCAACGCGGTCATTGGCCGTGATCTGGTTACGCTTGACCTTGATAATATCCCAGCAGGCGCGACGGCGGATATCCTTCGCCGCCTGGATGGCCTGAGTTGCGGCTATGCCGTGTACAGTACGCGGAAGCATGAGGAGAACCGGCCACGGCTTCGGGTCGTGGCGCCGCTTGATCGGACGGCCTCAGCGGATGAGTATGAACCTCTTGCCCGAAAGCTCGGGGAGATCATCGGCATTGGGCTGTGTGATCCGACCACGTTCGAAGCTTCACGGCTGATGTACTGGCCAAGCTGCAGCTCAGACAGTCAGTTCGTGTTCACGTTTGGGGATAAGCCTTTTCTTTCGGTAGATGGTCTTCTGGCCATGTATCCGGATTGGCGCAATGTGGCTTCGTGGCCACAGGTGCCTGGTACCGGACAGACCCATGTACGTCTGGCTGCCAAGCAGGGAGATCCTACCGAGAAGCAGGGTATGGTCGGGGCCTTTTGTAAAGTCTACGACGTGCCGGCAGCCATTGAGGCGTTTCTACCAGGTGTCTATCTGAACACGGATGATGGCAGCGGCAGACTTACGTACGTAGGCGGTTCAACCACAGGCGGTGCGATCGTTTATGATGATGGCCAGTTTCTATTCTCCCATCATGCTACAGATCCGACAGGCGGACGGCTGGTAAACAGTTTTGACCTGGTGCGGCTTCATAAGTTCGGCGATCAGGACGACGAGGCAAAGCCTGGGACTCCTACAAATAAGCTTCCTTCATACACAACCATGCTGGACTTCGCCATGCGCCAGGAGCCTGTGGCCGGACTGCTGATGCAGGAACGGCACCAGAAAGCTACAGCGGCGTTTGCCGACTCTCCTGTTCTGCCAGCAGAGCCAGAGGATATGGACTGGATGCGGCGACTGGAGTTCAACAGTAACGGTGTGTACCTGAAGACGGTGGATAACGTGCTGATCGTGCTGGAGTATGATCCGGCTTTAAAGGATAAGATTGCGTTTGATGAGTTCGCCAATCGAGGTTTGGTACTTGGGTCGCTTCCGTGGGATGCCAGAGAAGAACGGCGGCCATGGGCCAGCTCAGACGATGCAGGGATATACCATTATATCGAAAAAGTGTACGGCATTGCGGTAGATGCCAAGATCAATAATGCCTTAACCCTGATTACGCATAAGAAGCGGTTCAACGATGTGCGAAGGTACCTGGAGGGGCTGACGTGGGACGGTGTAGCGAGACTGGACACGCTGTTCACCGATTACCTGGGTGCAGAGGACAGCTTGTACACACGGGCAGTGTCTCGGAAGTCCTTCACGGCTGCCGTGGCCAGAGCTATGGAGCCTGGCGTCAAATGGGACTATATGCCGATTCTGGCGGGGCCGCAGGGGCTAGGTAAATCGACGTTTCTGCGTTACATGGGCAAGGACTGGTACTCGGACAGCTTGACCACCTTTGAGGGCAAGGACGCCATGGAGCTGATCCAGGGTGTATGGCTCAATGAGGTGGGGGAGCTGACAGGGATGAGTAAGTCCGAGAGCAACGCCGTTAAGCAGTTTTTGAGCCGGACGGAGGATATCTACCGTGAAGCCTATGGCAAGCGTACAATGCCTTATCCACGGCGCTGCGTGTTCTTCGGAACAACGAATGACAGCGAGTTTCTACGGGATCGGACAGGCAATCGGCGGTTTTGGCCTATTGATGTAGGTATCGTGAAGCCGACAAAGAGCGTGTTCCAGGATCTGAAGGGTGAAGTGGATCAGATCTATGCGGAAGCTTTTGTAAGGTGGCAGCTGAGTGAGCCCCTGTATCTGTCAGGAGATATCGAAGAGTTAGCCAAAGAGCGCCAGGAGGCTCACAGGGAAAGTAACGCAAAGGAAGGCATCATCCAGGCATTTGTGGATCGGCCAGTTCCGGAAGATTGGTTTAAGCGTGATCTGGCTACTAGACTTATTCATTGGTCTGGCGAATTCGGGAAGCCCCATGAAGGCGGGGAGGCCCCGGGACCGGATATGTGCCGCTGA
- a CDS encoding sigma factor-like helix-turn-helix DNA-binding protein: MSTTTKATWIETLISQYSTDSRTLDKYRKSLDLDEPQEAEEAKKVSEMLSDMRYALTWLKRGRRPGSRRGVEITDVYRQREIYIKLSGQEITDAERLRLVDALLALSDRERTCFLLHMAQGLTLLEISSKLSLSKRSVQEYVTRAKDKISKEFL; the protein is encoded by the coding sequence ATGAGCACAACGACCAAAGCAACGTGGATTGAGACACTGATCAGTCAATATTCAACGGATTCCCGAACCTTGGACAAATACCGGAAGAGTCTAGATCTGGACGAACCCCAAGAGGCTGAGGAGGCCAAGAAAGTCTCTGAAATGTTATCGGACATGAGATATGCCCTGACGTGGTTAAAACGCGGGAGACGGCCAGGCAGTCGCCGTGGCGTCGAGATTACCGACGTGTATCGGCAGCGGGAAATCTATATCAAGTTGTCTGGACAGGAGATCACCGACGCTGAACGGCTGCGTCTGGTGGATGCCCTGCTGGCGTTGAGTGACAGAGAGCGAACATGTTTCCTACTTCACATGGCGCAGGGGTTGACGCTTCTAGAGATTTCGTCTAAACTAAGTTTATCAAAGCGGTCCGTTCAGGAGTATGTGACACGGGCTAAGGACAAGATTTCAAAAGAATTTTTGTGA
- a CDS encoding DUF4355 domain-containing protein gives MKFRKKRFPLNLQLFADGDGGGTGEGAGAAGGGAPGDPGTGDGDKGGASKVTFSAEQQAEVDRILGERLNKAQSKWDKDLQDKLEAAKTEAEKLAKMNAEQKAEHERQKREKALADRESDITRRELRATALEQLSEKKLPLSLAEVLVYSDADATNKSLEAVEKAFREAVEAGVNDRLKGDPPGGGGGKGSPASTGTNYAKAANDSGKAPAAALNPWG, from the coding sequence ATGAAATTTAGGAAGAAGCGTTTCCCTCTTAACCTGCAGCTGTTTGCCGATGGCGATGGTGGCGGTACGGGAGAGGGTGCAGGAGCAGCTGGAGGCGGCGCGCCGGGAGATCCCGGGACTGGCGACGGGGATAAAGGCGGAGCAAGCAAAGTAACCTTTTCCGCTGAGCAACAGGCCGAGGTAGACCGGATTCTTGGTGAGCGCTTGAATAAGGCTCAATCTAAATGGGATAAGGATCTCCAAGACAAATTGGAAGCAGCCAAGACCGAAGCCGAGAAGCTGGCCAAGATGAACGCCGAGCAGAAGGCAGAGCATGAACGCCAGAAGCGTGAGAAAGCCCTGGCAGATCGAGAGAGTGATATCACCCGTCGTGAGCTTCGGGCGACTGCGCTGGAACAGCTGAGTGAGAAGAAGCTGCCGCTGTCTCTGGCTGAGGTTTTGGTCTACTCAGATGCAGATGCAACGAACAAGAGCCTGGAAGCCGTGGAAAAGGCATTCCGTGAAGCTGTTGAGGCTGGCGTGAATGATCGTCTGAAAGGTGATCCGCCAGGAGGCGGAGGCGGTAAAGGAAGTCCTGCAAGCACAGGCACCAATTACGCAAAAGCAGCAAATGATAGCGGAAAAGCCCCCGCTGCTGCACTTAATCCTTGGGGCTAA
- a CDS encoding minor capsid protein yields the protein MKKRSNTYWDRRAQQRMAEYHRDADTTIRTVTRGYQMAQEDIQLEIDKIFKTFGKDMDPKRARRFLNQKIPNPLLKLAKKWYPRVKNDQIKRWLLARMNAPAYRARISRLQALKEQIALQGKVIADVELTASRNGYVKAIRKSYYRSIFDIQKGFGLGFNFVRIPFGDIEAILMNPWSGSHFSSSVWSNTERLADQVTDVVTSGFMSGLSSVKMAQKLSELMQSGLFVASRLIRTETTYMSNAGEMAAYKEAGVDQYQFMATLDSRTSEKCRKHDLKVYDVADAQPGKNMPPLHPWCRSTTRGWFGEEAIAGMQRRARDPQTGKTMLVPANVNYDDWYRQYVLAA from the coding sequence ATGAAGAAGAGGAGTAACACCTATTGGGACCGACGGGCGCAGCAGCGCATGGCCGAGTATCATCGTGATGCTGACACGACAATTCGGACAGTGACCCGTGGATACCAGATGGCCCAGGAGGATATCCAGTTAGAGATCGATAAGATCTTCAAGACGTTCGGCAAGGACATGGATCCGAAGAGGGCTCGCCGGTTTTTGAATCAGAAGATCCCGAACCCGCTGCTGAAGCTTGCCAAGAAGTGGTACCCCCGGGTGAAGAACGACCAGATTAAGCGTTGGCTGTTGGCTCGTATGAATGCACCGGCCTATCGAGCAAGAATTTCCCGTCTGCAGGCGTTGAAAGAGCAGATCGCGCTTCAGGGCAAGGTGATTGCAGATGTGGAGCTGACTGCCAGTCGTAACGGTTATGTGAAGGCGATCCGGAAGAGTTATTATCGATCAATATTCGATATACAGAAAGGGTTCGGACTCGGGTTCAACTTTGTGCGGATCCCGTTCGGTGATATTGAAGCCATTCTTATGAATCCCTGGAGTGGCAGCCATTTCAGCAGCAGTGTATGGTCCAACACAGAGCGCCTGGCGGATCAGGTAACGGATGTGGTTACCTCGGGCTTCATGAGTGGACTCAGCTCAGTCAAGATGGCGCAAAAGCTGTCAGAATTGATGCAGTCAGGCTTGTTTGTAGCATCCAGGCTAATCCGGACTGAAACCACCTATATGTCCAATGCAGGCGAGATGGCGGCGTACAAAGAGGCTGGCGTGGATCAATACCAGTTCATGGCCACACTGGATAGTCGAACGTCTGAGAAGTGTAGAAAGCATGATCTGAAGGTATATGACGTGGCAGATGCACAACCGGGAAAGAACATGCCTCCACTGCATCCCTGGTGTCGGAGTACAACCCGAGGGTGGTTTGGTGAAGAAGCCATCGCAGGTATGCAGCGACGTGCCCGAGATCCACAGACCGGGAAGACCATGCTCGTGCCAGCAAATGTGAATTACGACGATTGGTATAGACAATACGTACTGGCTGCCTAA
- the terS gene encoding phage terminase small subunit, which translates to MHRKAEADYKRGMKYKEIAEKYDVSLNTVKSWKQRHGWNREKGAPSTKSVHTKRTGAPEGNKNALGNRGGSAPRGNSNAKTHGLFAKYLPAEAKEIMELIETRSPLDMLGDQISIQCAAIIRAQQIMYVTDKNEMIKELKKEKFELVQVPGDSADDSPQMKQIPIEQEYEFQFAWDRQATFLNAQSRAMATLQNMIKQYEEMCRQGYADEEQQLRLQKLKGEVSLIDQKVAKDDDKPIEIRIVRKGERS; encoded by the coding sequence ATGCATAGAAAAGCTGAAGCCGATTATAAGCGAGGAATGAAATACAAAGAGATTGCTGAGAAATACGACGTCTCCCTGAACACGGTAAAGAGCTGGAAGCAGCGTCATGGGTGGAACAGGGAAAAGGGTGCACCCTCTACAAAAAGTGTGCACACAAAACGAACTGGTGCGCCTGAGGGCAATAAGAACGCATTAGGTAATCGTGGCGGTTCTGCTCCCAGGGGAAATAGCAATGCGAAGACACACGGCCTGTTTGCGAAGTATCTGCCAGCAGAGGCCAAGGAGATCATGGAGCTGATCGAGACGAGATCCCCGCTTGATATGTTAGGCGATCAGATTTCGATTCAGTGTGCGGCCATCATCCGAGCCCAGCAAATCATGTACGTTACTGACAAGAACGAGATGATCAAGGAGCTGAAGAAAGAGAAATTTGAGCTTGTTCAGGTTCCAGGTGACAGCGCAGATGATTCGCCGCAGATGAAGCAGATTCCGATTGAGCAGGAATACGAATTCCAGTTTGCCTGGGATCGACAGGCAACGTTCCTTAATGCTCAGAGCCGGGCCATGGCTACCCTTCAGAATATGATTAAACAATACGAAGAGATGTGCCGACAAGGTTACGCTGACGAGGAACAGCAGCTGAGGCTCCAGAAGCTGAAAGGCGAGGTCAGCCTGATTGATCAGAAGGTGGCCAAGGATGACGACAAGCCGATTGAGATCCGGATTGTTCGAAAGGGTGAGCGCTCATGA
- a CDS encoding PBSX family phage terminase large subunit codes for MTEKEVNPHFEDFLFDWNQKFQFLVGGYGSSKSYHVALKLVLKLLEERRTALVVREVYDTLRDSTFELLSEIIVDLDLEGKVKPISSPMQIRFPNGSKIIFKGMDKPVKLKSIHNISIVWIEECSEVKYAGFKELIGRLRHPKLRLHMILSTNPVSTANWSYKYFFKDPKNNVHVLDDMDLYRDRVVIINDTYYHHSVADDNLFLPESYIEQLEDLKTHDPDLHRIARRGRFGVNGTRVLPQFVVAPHEEVMAAIQAIKSPVKRNGMDFGFESSYNALVRLTVDHKEKILYIHWEYYKNKMTDDRTALEIKEFKESRELIRADSAEPKTIAYYRQMGFNMQPAKKFAGSRLQYTKKVKRFKKIVCSSNCVNVKSELEDLTYAVDKNGEIIEDQFNIDPHTFSAIWYALDDYEVADMKGYAATVSSKARIGVR; via the coding sequence ATGACCGAAAAGGAAGTGAACCCCCATTTCGAGGATTTCCTGTTCGACTGGAATCAGAAATTTCAGTTTCTCGTAGGTGGATATGGATCATCCAAGAGCTATCATGTTGCCTTAAAGCTGGTTCTTAAGCTGCTGGAGGAGCGCAGGACGGCTTTGGTGGTCAGGGAAGTATACGATACTCTTCGGGATTCAACTTTTGAGCTGCTTTCGGAGATCATTGTTGATCTGGATCTAGAGGGCAAGGTTAAACCGATCAGTTCCCCGATGCAGATTCGTTTCCCGAATGGCAGCAAGATCATATTCAAGGGGATGGACAAGCCGGTTAAGCTGAAGTCTATTCACAACATATCCATTGTGTGGATTGAAGAATGCAGCGAAGTGAAGTATGCAGGTTTCAAGGAGTTGATCGGACGGCTGAGGCATCCGAAGCTCAGGCTGCATATGATCCTTAGTACCAACCCGGTCAGCACGGCGAACTGGAGCTATAAGTATTTTTTCAAGGATCCGAAGAACAATGTTCACGTCCTGGATGACATGGACCTGTATCGTGATCGCGTTGTGATCATCAATGATACGTACTATCACCACTCAGTTGCTGACGATAACCTGTTTCTGCCTGAGAGCTATATCGAGCAGCTGGAGGATCTGAAGACGCATGACCCGGACCTGCACCGCATTGCGCGGCGTGGGCGTTTTGGCGTGAACGGAACCAGGGTGCTGCCGCAGTTTGTTGTAGCACCGCACGAGGAAGTCATGGCTGCGATCCAAGCGATCAAGTCTCCAGTCAAGCGTAACGGCATGGACTTTGGTTTTGAGTCGTCATACAACGCCCTGGTCCGTCTGACGGTGGACCACAAGGAGAAGATCCTGTATATCCACTGGGAGTATTACAAGAACAAGATGACGGATGACCGGACAGCCTTGGAGATTAAGGAGTTCAAGGAGTCCAGGGAGCTGATCCGGGCAGATAGCGCCGAGCCGAAGACCATTGCTTATTACCGGCAGATGGGATTCAACATGCAGCCTGCGAAGAAGTTTGCCGGATCCCGCTTGCAGTATACGAAGAAGGTCAAGCGGTTCAAGAAGATTGTCTGTTCGTCGAACTGTGTTAACGTCAAATCAGAGCTAGAGGACTTAACCTATGCCGTGGACAAGAACGGGGAGATCATTGAAGATCAGTTCAACATCGACCCCCATACGTTCTCGGCTATTTGGTATGCCCTGGATGATTACGAGGTGGCCGACATGAAAGGCTATGCCGCTACGGTAAGTAGTAAAGCGAGAATTGGGGTGAGATAA